Part of the Mangifera indica cultivar Alphonso chromosome 4, CATAS_Mindica_2.1, whole genome shotgun sequence genome, ACCTAAACTTACTGCAACTCTTCTAATTAAATTTgcccttctttttctttaattcctTTTCTTCATCATACATGTTTAACTAATTTAAGCCAAAACAATATGCCTACTGAGTCTTGAACCCCATATGTACGTAAGCAAAATCTTTGCATTGGTCAACATTCTGGAAGAGACAAGCCAACATTAAGCGTTTTTTGTGGCATAATTGATGTATAAACCCCATCATTTGTTTGACCAGAAGGATAATAAACTTCAGCCATCGAAGAAGTTGAAACTTTCGTAGTTGCAGGAAGAACAGTTCACCAGAGCCGAAACGTAATAGATGGAACTACAGCTACCAAGGAGATCAACGAGACTCGGGCAGAAATGAGTCAAATGACAGCCAAAGGAATCGACGATAGTTTAAAGATCAGAGACGTACACAGACCAGAAAGTTGGCAGGTGTAGAGGTATCAGCAATTAGCCATATACCCACCGTACATCGCCGGGTTATAGAGACTTCGTATTATACGTTGGTCAAGTCTCTCAATGTTTccaatgaataaacatatacaTCTTATCAGAAACAAATAACTCATAACCCAGAAACGTAAAAATAACTAGCTACATCAGTAACCACGCTACAATTTGTGCAACCAAAAAAACGTAAATACTTGATTTCGCTACAGCTTGCTTAATTTCTGAACGAGAAGTAAATGGAAGAGATGACAGTCGCGGTCAGCTAGCTGACCTGGAGGGTAAACAGATGCAGGCTACATAAAGAGAGGGCTCGGTGCTCAACAAGAGGCCATCGGGTAGGTATTGCAGCACAAACGTTGGTTGCAGTGAACAagtcatatataattaatggctatgtatttatattttgatatgatatgaGAGATATAGACACAGAACCACTCTTGTTTTATGCCACAAGAACATGGCATTATCTCTGTCATCGTCGCCGCCGTTTGTGCTACAGCAGCTGCCGCCATTCAGGGGATCGTTTTAGTCAGCATAATCAGTAAAGCCATTGGTATGATTATCAGGTGTACCACCAACATATAAGTCGTTATCATCATCGTCATGGTCATCATGATCATCGTACGAGGCATCTGGATTGGTGAGTGAGTGGTCAATCATCATCAACTGCTGCTGCTTAGTGTGGCCAACAATGGGGAGTGGCTCCGTCAGTTGCCGCCCGTCTCGAGGTGGTGAAAACACCACAGGCAGATAGTGGTCCATCTCGCTCGGGAACTTCGAGTTCTTAAAGTGCTCTTTCAAAGCTTCCAATCCCTTtacaaagttttcatttttacatacaaaacaattaaaacacaACATACGCTTTCTGAAGTCGccataaattattcaaaagacaaagttactataaaaataaaacctggACTCTAGCATAGGTGACTTCACAAATTTTCCTTGAGTTGAAGACCTCCCAGTTCTGAAGATGAAAGGCTTTATATAGCCTCAATGTTGCTTCAGAAGACGTCATGTTCACAAATCCATATCCCACGTTACACTTGTTactattaaaatcaaaatgtataaattagttttcaaTAATCACTCTTCCTGGAGattccttttgtttttcaagGGAAACAAAACGTAAAGGAAGGCATGGAAAAGAATTACTTGAAATCAATAGGCAGGTAGACGAAGTCATAGGAAGACAAAGGCTGGCCATCCCCTTCAGCAATCTGTTCATTGCAGTGAATACAGTGGTTGTCCAACATATTCAATAACAGCTTCTGACTGCAGCAtgtcaaaagaaagaaaaaattatgccGAATACCAGATAGATACAAAAAttgggaaaataaaatataacattacaTATACGTTAAATCATTATgcaaaaaatgtataaaaaatttgcGTAGAATTTTTGTAGCAACCTGTACTTGTTGGGTATGTTCTTGATCATGACAGTGGTTCGGGAATCTTTACAATTTGAGTCTGCCATGGCAACTTCATTTATAAGGAAACGAGAATCTATCTTCCTCACTTGTCTTCCCTTCCAATGCTTATTACTCCTGTTCTTAACTTGTTGCGGTTTAGAAGATGCCGTTGAATGATTGCTTTGGCATTTCCCACTACTCCTCCTTGGATTCCCGTCATCAATTGTATTGGCTACTGCACCTGCTAAAGACAAAGAAGCCACCGAGGCCTCAATTGAAGCAGTACTAGTCTTGTTCACATTAGGGTTTCCATTTACTGAACTTGATGGAGATTTCTTTCTCAATGGTTGAGTTTGAGCGACAAGAGAatgagaaaaggaagaagatggGTGAGTTGAAAATCTATAATCTGAATTTCTTGTCATATAAGAATTGTGGTTATTGACAGTAAAGTTGTTACTGGTACTAGCTGTGTTTGTGTTGGCATTGAAGAACTTCTTGTTATAGCCACCCGGACGACTAAATTCAATAACAACAGCCTTACCAAAAATTTCTTTGCCATTCATTTCTTTGAGAGCCTTACTTGCATCTCTTATATCATAGAACTCTATAAATCTTTGGTGCTTCTTCAGCGGTGTCTCTCTTAACTCCTTCACGGGACCTGAGAAATAATGTTAATTAATAAAGGTCATTTAGGTAGCTCTTCAATTTCTAGTCAGATGTGTTATCGAAAATGgcaaatgaaataagaaaacGATCCATTGGATTCTTAAACAAACAGCTCGGCCCACCACCAATTCCCATCAAAGCAAGAAATCagtaaaacaaatcaaacactTTCAGATCTTATGAAAACTTTTCTTCACTTCAAACTAAAACCCCTCTAAAACCCGCAgcaaaatgggaaaaaaatataCTCAAGACTTACCGAAAGCCTGAAAGATTTCTCTTAGACTGGAAGAGGAGACACCAGAGTCTAAATTGAAAACCACGATAGTCCCTTGATTATTCCCGTCAGGAACCGCATTACAGGACGGAACGATGAACTGCGGCCAAACGGGTCGACCGGCAATGAGGCCACGCGCGGTTTGAGACACAAACGAAGAACTCGGACTTTGACCATCGCAATTTTTCTGCAACACGAAACCACAGCACTGATTCCCCAACAAGGTTTGTAGTTGCATGTGTTGTTCTCGTATTTCCTTAAAAGCCATCTCCGCATGTCTCAGATCATAAAAATGAACGGTGACGATCCCTTCGTCCGCTCTATCCATCTGAACACCTCTTACTTCACCAAAAACCTCCAAATCTCTCCTCACACTTGACTCACTCACATCACCCGCCACCGAACTCAAAACCAACGTCCGCGTTGGAGTCGAGGACGGAGGAGGGAGCGCATGATATGAGGGAGAACTACTAACGTACGCCGCTTGTGTATGATACTGAGGGTAGACCAAGCCACCTATACCAACGGCGGCAGCAGAAGCATCACAAAACGGCAAAACTTGGACGTCGTTTGAAGGATACGGAGAAAGATGAGTGTACGGGTAAAAAACTTGGGGCGGTCTAAAAACCGGAAATTGGGGTTGGTTGTTCACGGGGTTTCTCGGCCTGAACTCCTGTGCTCGTGGGTCAAGGCTCCCCGGAAACCGGACGATACCGGTTTCTCCCATGAGGGTTTCCGTAAGTTTTCACAAGTCGGAAAACCAGTTTTTTCCGGTGAAGTTAGCGGCTATTATTGACGGTAAAAATGTCTCCTTTCGTTGCTGACAGTATAAATACCTCTTCAATATCTACAACACCCTCTCTGTAGTCTCTCCAAGCAAGAATAAACGGTCTTTATTTCCTTTCCAAAGTTGCTATAAATGTCCTTTGCCATCTAATTCTCCTTCACGGTTCCCATTGATTCCCCGGTGAGATTAATTTAATAGGGGTGAGAATGGATGTGGAGCGTACACGTGGCTGATTTGATGAAAGAGGAGGAGATGAACCAGATGATTGCAGGGGATAAAAATAGGTGCAGGTTAAACTGTAATAGCATCAGATACCGAAGAAAGTAAGAGTAATAATTGCCTGGTGCATGGTACTTTTCATGTTTGTATTTTGACTACTCGTATCcgtattgtattgtattttgTATTTCTGTACATCCCCTAACGAACAAAAGCCTCTTGCTCTTCTTCCTCTTATTATTATCACCAACCAATACAATTTCCCAGaaaatcttttctttcattaattttctcTCTGTTCTGCTGCATGCAAACGTGGCTACTAGCTAGCTAAGCTGCCTCTTTGGCTTCTAACAGTAAAGAGTTGTTATTTCATCTTCTGTTCTGTCATTCTGTGACtgtctttcttctctcttcaaTCGCTGTGTGGTTGCTTTTATCTCTCTATATTTAGCGACAAACTTTGTGAATGCAATTTGATAGGCATTGAAAATTCTCATATTAACTCAGAACTGTTTAAGCTATACTTCTGGGCTGTATGTAAATCATAAtaccaataataataactttgaaGGCAGGAGAAGGAAGCTGAAGCCAGCAGCGACAGTGGCAGCTGGGTGATGCGGGGATGATgaagtttaatcaaattttacttCTTTGTCTTACCTTGTATTGATTAATGTCAGTGCTGGCCTGCTGGGCGATGGTTTTGCTATGAGTCGGTGGCAGAAAGTCTTTGACCATGAATACAGTAATGAATGATCTTTTCTGtactgaaaatcctaaatataattaattaattacgtATTTCCCTTTTTAAGGATTGGAATTGCTGAAAAAATCCAACAAACAAATTCTGtcacaaaaagaagaaaaaattgaataaacatTGAGTTAAGGCTGTACTGTTAAAATACTGAACTTAAGCATTCATTTCTTTGACTCAAAATGAATTCGTATTTTAGAGGTCACTGTACTGAAAAGACGTAGTTTATATATCtgtatatatgaaaaatgaaaattatttacattGATATGGAAATATAAGATGAAATGACATCCTCATCAATTCATCATAACTACAGTATTTGCAAATCTGCAAATCTATCACCGTATCACATCTTTAAATGAACCCTGCAAATTGTTTAATGATCTAAACCAAAAGATTTTGCCATTCCCATAAAaagttttgctttttttttctttaactgaaattttcaGCGGTTTTCTGCTGATCTTGCATGAGTATGAACAGAAAAGTTTGCATCAAAGACATCAAATGATGGAACAAAGGAATGATAATGAATTGAGTTTGCAAGTGAAGCATAGAAAATTACGAGATGCGGAAGAAGGCAGCACACGTGCGCCGGCGATTCTAGTTTCAGGTCCAACAGGAGATTTCCAATGCTCCCACCACCCACCATAATCCAagtattataatttaatcatcGTTACTTTGCACATTATTGTCTCCCCATCCACGTCCTTTTTGTCTCTTCTATATTTAATCTTGCTTCTGCTTCTTTCGATGGATCCTTCTTTCAACACATTTTCACATTAACATCCCCTCTGTCTGGctgaaaattttaagagatgatgaggaggaggaggaggaggacaAATTTACACATTAGGTTAGGAGGAAGCAGTAACAAGGAATAGATGCATACTGGGTTCATAATTTTCATTGAATCAACATTcgtttttaaaggaaaaatgcTTCTTCTGGgtagttatattttatatgcAAATATGTGTTATGGTAATTGATATTGATACTGATATATGTATATTACGATGAAACGTTGATGctgttaataatttatacagtaGGGCTACTAGGTTTTGTTGCTCTGTTCCCCATTTTCTCCACATAAATTCATGGGCCATGGCCACCACTCAGTTCCTCTCTTTCTGTCTCTTCCTTCTGTTTATCCACCACCACAACCCACCTAcctcttttcttttaatgtcaCAGAAAAGTAAGTGAAAGAGATGTATACTCTTCTTCCCAGTCCCCACCTAACCcttgttaatttaaatgaaaaaaaaaactacccaGCAAACTCAAAGACATTCCATTTGTTGGGCTACCCTAAAACTTGCTCATAACAaccttttcatattttataattttcaatggATGCCTAGGACGTAATGAAACATCACTTAAGCGGATTCATATATACAACAGTTATTTTTGAGTTGAATCAATCACATcgaacaattaaaattttaaatttaataatttattctataatcattatattaaataaattaaaagtttgatcttaatataaTACTGATGGgttttaaactatatttttatactCGAACACTCTTAATCTTTTACCACTCTAACTATTCATTATAACCAAATATATGGGATTTTGCGTGCTAATTTGAAGAAACATATAAGCTTTAACATTAGAGAAAGTGGTCCATGGGACCATCCTTCTTTGCTCCCCCCTGTTACCAGGAAAGCTGCGGCCTGCCTGAGTGTAGGCCACCTAATTAAGTTAGTgcttcttataataattttgcgCTACAATGGAAGAAGGCTAATTTGAGCATCGGCAAGCGTGTGCGTAATGCGGAGCTTGTTCTTGTGTCGTGTCCTGTCACTGTGGCGAATCGTTACCCACTAAGGGTTGAGCATTTTCTTATTCTGGCTTTGGATTCTAGGTAGCTTTAAGGGGGCAATTATATGTTATGCTTCACCACtttctaaatatattataaacactTTGATCAAGAATGTTCAACTCTAATATTATACAAACATAGCACCCCAATCTAGaaaccaagttttaaataattacttTGCTATTTCCTAGATTACAGTTTCCATCGAGAGTTTCACCTTCTCCTGACCACATGGACCTCAATAACCAGCTTCAAATAATGCACAATGGTTAGGCTGGCTAcccattttcttaaaatttgataGTGGCCAGAGGGTAGCTTGAAATCCTCATTTCGTGATTTATGTAAGATCAAAAGTCATTTATGATGAACCACTAAGTGGTGAGGATTGAAGTCTTGGTTGATGTAAAGTCTTAGCCAAATTCATGTAAGATTTGGACTATTTTGGGGGCAGAGATCATTTAAGAGTGCCAAGTGAAATTGCATTTAAAGGGCAAGATGGGCAGAGTCATCAATCAACGTCAAgccaaaaaaaacaaacaaacaagaagGTTTCATAAAAATGGATAGGCAACAAGTTGCAATGTTACCAACTCAAGTCAATGGTCTGTCTTATGTGTCTTGTATGAAAAAAGGATACAATCAACGAGATAGTGCGCATCCTGGAAGTATCAGTGAGTTTATT contains:
- the LOC123213426 gene encoding protein terminal ear1-like, with translation MGETGIVRFPGSLDPRAQEFRPRNPVNNQPQFPVFRPPQVFYPYTHLSPYPSNDVQVLPFCDASAAAVGIGGLVYPQYHTQAAYVSSSPSYHALPPPSSTPTRTLVLSSVAGDVSESSVRRDLEVFGEVRGVQMDRADEGIVTVHFYDLRHAEMAFKEIREQHMQLQTLLGNQCCGFVLQKNCDGQSPSSSFVSQTARGLIAGRPVWPQFIVPSCNAVPDGNNQGTIVVFNLDSGVSSSSLREIFQAFGPVKELRETPLKKHQRFIEFYDIRDASKALKEMNGKEIFGKAVVIEFSRPGGYNKKFFNANTNTASTSNNFTVNNHNSYMTRNSDYRFSTHPSSSFSHSLVAQTQPLRKKSPSSSVNGNPNVNKTSTASIEASVASLSLAGAVANTIDDGNPRRSSGKCQSNHSTASSKPQQVKNRSNKHWKGRQVRKIDSRFLINEVAMADSNCKDSRTTVMIKNIPNKYSQKLLLNMLDNHCIHCNEQIAEGDGQPLSSYDFVYLPIDFNNKCNVGYGFVNMTSSEATLRLYKAFHLQNWEVFNSRKICEVTYARVQGLEALKEHFKNSKFPSEMDHYLPVVFSPPRDGRQLTEPLPIVGHTKQQQLMMIDHSLTNPDASYDDHDDHDDDDNDLYVGGTPDNHTNGFTDYAD